The Castanea sativa cultivar Marrone di Chiusa Pesio chromosome 4, ASM4071231v1 sequence GGCAATGGCAAAATTTGGTACTGATCCTGACAAAAAATTGTTAGCAAGGGTAAAGGTCTTGATTTGAGTGAGCTGGCCAAGTTGCTGAGGTATTTGACCTGTCAGCCAGTTGTTATCAAGAATAAGGTCATTCAGATAAATGCAATTTGCAATATCTGTAGGGATTTCACCATAGAAATTGTTGTTAGATAGATCAAGTGCTGATGCAGAAGGAAGCATTGTTGATATGTCGGATGGGATGGCACCGAACAGCTTGTTGAATGAAAGGTCTAGACGTCGTAAGGATTTGCAGTTCTTAATGTCCTGAGGGAACCAGCCTGTGAGGCCCATGTTGGAAAGTTGGATATATAAAACTTTGCTTTCCTTCGAATTTCAGCATTGGACCCTAGTAAATGCACAGATGAAACCGTCTCCAACTTTGTTGAAATTCCAAGAAGATTTAAAGAGATTAAAAGGGTCTTCTAGTGACTCTTTAATGGATTTCAAGCAAGAGATATCACTATCACCACCCTTGCTGAGAGTAAATACACCCAGCAGTGACCGGAAAAAGGtgctgaaaagaaaaaaattaattatatttttaaaagccATTTCTATGCAAGCGTTCCTCTGTGTGTAAGACTACAAATGAGTACTTGCATTCAATGGGatcaaagaaaaagcaaaagaaaaggaattgaagAAAACAGTAATAAATTTAAGCAATTTACATATTAAAGATTGTCTACCCCTTTGAAGCTCCAAAAAACTTCAAAGAAATAAGTCAATAACTGATCTTGGAAACAAAGCAAGAAGGAAAACTTGGTTTATACTGAATAATAAAGGTGAACTGACCTAGTTTAGGATTCATTGTCAGCTCTTTCGTAGTAACTGCATTCCAAAAtactaaattcttgctataacGGTTTATGTCAGCATCCTGAAGAGTTCATAATCATACCGCAGATAATTGACTAGAATAATGATTCTTTCGTGGAAAGAGGATGTAAGTCTTATATTGGGTCAAAGTCTTATATCatacaataaaatgaaatattatcTTACACTGCATACTAAACTAGGGACAAAGCACAAGTTTTAATATCAATAATTAATGAGCTAATGAATTTTAATTGGGTATGAAGAGGAATTTAAGTGCATGATGAAAAAATGCAGGCAACTTGCCTGTCAAAGTTTCAATGTCTGTCATCAAAGGCCTGGTTGTGCATGTGACTTTGCTTGCAAGGTCGGGGGTTTAAGTTCCCAAATTAGAGTTTAGAATTGGCCTCACAACAATGATAATGATGCTTCCACAAAAACTAACATAGAAAAATTTATAGGATCATCCAGTTTAAATTATCCCCCAAAGCATATTTGCAAATTTGCCCCAGTGATCATTTTAGTTAGGATCAACCAGAGAAGTGGTCAATGGTCTATCAAGAAAGTACCCTTTAACTACTACAGCATCATTCCTCTTGATTAAATAAATACACAAACCATATCCTTGACTCAATAGAAAACATGGTATTGTTAACAATTAGAAGTATTAAAATTGTTTGCTTGACTGCAACAAGGATCAACTAGTGTAGGTGCATTGTGTGTATTATGTCTCCATCTACAAGTgtcaagttttgtttttgttttgtttttgtttttgttttgtttttgttttttttttttttgttttctttcttttggaaaatcatgttttaaatgGTTATAGAAAGCTGAAGAAATGGTCCATCCATATACAAATGTACAAAATGGGAGGTAACTTTGTATCACATAcagtattataaaaatgttatgaacgtAATActtctctaaaataaaaaggcaCTTGTTGATTGCAGTCATACAATTTGTTTACTAACAAAATATTAAGATGTACCTAATTTGCACATGAAATTGCAATATTTTTAGCAAGTTGAACAATTATTCTAAACACTCATATCATCATGACTAGaatgatcaagacaaataaaCACTCAatcaaatagtttttttaatggAGTGCTTTAACGCAAACATAGAACTTTATGTTTCAGTCATAATAGCAAGCAAACATAATCCAAACGCAAATCTGtttacagattttttcctaCTCAATTTTACACTTTGTATGTCATGTTTCAATTGGTCTATGTAATTTCTAcctcaacaatttcattagagGTATCTGCAAAGTTGCAGTAGCAATGTCATATTGCCTTAATATCTCAGTCTCATTTTTAACACCATATCTCTCCCCAAAAATACTTATTATTGTATTGTTCAATTCAAGTGTTGTTGGCTGTTGATCAGGAAAGGGGTTAAGATAGAGATACATACAATTCTAAGGAATTGAAAGATTTCACCATTAGATCCTCCAACAATCAGAGAATTATTCATGACAATGCAGAGTTTAGAAGAATTAGTCAAAAGATGAGTAATCCAATCAACCAAACTACCATTTAAACtgtatgataatttttttatttaaatgagttcccttttttttttttttaatgagttccTTCCCAATAAGAGCGTTTGAATAAAATTAGAtctatgattatatatatatatatatatatatatatatatatatatatattatttatttatatatatttatttatttatttagggtCTAGTTAATATATACCCTTAagacatatattaattattcatttttagaaatattttattgggaattgaaaaagttataaaaaaaagttcgtAACTTTTTCTGTAAAGagtttcttaaaatagtttactaatatATGCCATAAGGGCACACGTTAGTAAAAGTATAAaacccttttattttattttaagaattatggaaaaaaaatataattatattttaaaaatataaaactataaataaaaagattataaaaattGGAGGTGACAATTAATGGAGATTTTAAACATACCAGTTACCCCCAACCAAAAATTTTTGGACATAAACTAATATGCGTGCAGACAATTACCCATCCATGCAATAAGAATGTTTTAtgtcaaaaaattttgtaactaaactgaCATCTCTTAATGTTTTTAGGTGAaaaatatgaggaaaaaaaaaactgttttaccTATCATCTCAAGGGAAATTGTTGTTGCACACATGCAAGTACACACTAACTGTACATCCAACGAACTAACCAATTAACCAACCAAGCATGTCCCAAAACTTTCAAACTGTCCTCACCTCGACCATCTCTGCCGTAACCACACTTTCCAACCGTCCACTGATTCCTCAGTACCCCTCGATCTCATCCTACACtcttataataataatcattcaATTATGATCATGTGTATgcaaatgtgttttttttttttttttagttttcattcattgtcttaaaaaaaatgctacttgTTTTTTGTGTGGTTGAATTGTAAAAGAAGGTGGGAGAGGCATTACGATGAGTGAGGTGTTCGAGGTGTACGAGCATCACTATTGCGAGCTCTCCGCCAATCTTTCAAGCTACTGCACTGCCGCTACTGTTCTTGATGGAGGTTATTACCACtatttatgttttctttgaatttctcttttatttagttgcttttgtttgattttgtttgtttcgCGAGGATCAATGAGGCTATAATGAGGTGGGTATTTAATGTTGAAAATTCTTTAGGTAAGAGAAACGGAGAGAAGAGGCTAGTggttatgaattatgatataTGAATTGATGGGTTTGTGATTATGTGCTTGTAATGTATAAGATGATGAAGCATAAGCATTACaatgtatttatatgttttataatgCTTGAATGAGATTGTTGCTATTGctacatttttactttttaagttttgtatGATATCATCAATGGGTATGTATAGTAGGTTAGATCCTAACTAAGATTACAATATGCTTTAACTACTATTAGGATTAGGAATTTGGGACTACTTTGCCAAAGACCTTGTAACTTAATTGGCACCTCACTATATACAAAGTGcttagaaaacatttttttatttttttaaagttttatgtTGGTAGGTAACAATTAATCTTATGTTCtattttgatattgatatttaaatatcaatGAGATTGTAAATAACTTTGTGGTTTAGTGgtattgtttgattttttctaTATGGAGAACCTGGATTTGAATTTCCCACTTGTTGTAAgcaaaaaatgtatataaaatattataaacctAGAATATTCATAATGATGAGTTGAGTAAATGCTAAACATGCTGATAGGGAACAAAACTGGAAGATGGTTTGTTAGAATGTAGGAGTCATGTCTGTGGTGTTGTTAGTTTGTGAGCATGGAAAATTTAACTTCTTACTGTAGTCTTCATGTGAAGTTGAATATAATTACCCTTtgcttttgtttggttgtgagACTATTGGGATGAAGTGTAGTGAACATGAAATACAAAgatgaaacatatataaatataaaaagtaataacCACAATGAACCTGTGACCAAGAGGCAATGAACCGTTAATTGGAACAAAAAGAAGGAGCATAAGCCATATGCCTACTAAACTGTCAAATTATATCCTTCACTGATGGTTCTATGCATTCTTGATTGGCAGAGCAAAAGAAGCAGAAAATTTCCGAAATAAAAACTGGATTAGATGATGCGGATGGTTTGGTACTAAAGAAGCCTATTGCTGTGACTTATTAATTCTCTATTTCTTTATATCTCATCAGATTACTAATGTGATTTTTCTCGAATTTGAACAGCTTCAGAAAATGGATCTTGAGGCAAGGACACTGCCACCTAGTGCAAAGGCAACCCTTCTTGCTAAGTTAAGGGAATATAAAACTGATTTCAATAGTTTGAAAATTGAATCCAAAAGACTCACATCAGCTAATGCTAATCTGGCTGCAAGAGATCAGCTGTTGGAGTCGGGCATGGCAGATGCACTATTGGTATGTATGTCTTTCTCCCTTGCAAAGGTTGTATCTTGCGCATCAATTGCATGTCACCAATAGCTCACAATATGTGGAATCCACTAGTGTGTGGTCTTCACTAACCGTGAATAGTCATGGACATGGATATTATGCATATAATTCCATTAGGGGTACATTCTCATTGAAGTTGGTGGGTGATGCAAAAGGTATCTAATGATCAAAGAGGAAGACTGCTGATGACAACAGAGAGATTAAATCAGTCCACAGACAGAATTAAGGAGAGCAGAAGAACAATGCTGGAAACAGAAGAGCTCGGCGTCTCGATCCTACAAAATTTGCATCAACAGCAACAATCTCTACTACACGCCAATAACACAGTATGCCTTACGctctttctttttgttccaATTAATGGTTCATTGCCTCTTGGTCACAGGTTCATTGTGgttattactttttatattttgtatgtttcatttttgtaattcaTGTTCACTACACTTCATCCCTTCCCTAAATGGCAACTGAACAAGGTCATAAGTTGTTCTCTGTATAGGAAAAAAGGGGTCTGCTTTAGCCTTATGCAATCCACAATTAGCTTTCCCGATAAACGACTCTTATTAATTTAATGGTCAGCATTGGCAAaatatttatctttctttctgtCTGCAGATTCATGGTGTGGATGACAATGTTAGCAGGAGCAAGAAGATATTGACATCAATGTCAAGAAGGATGAGCAGGGATAAATGCACCATTGGCTCCATGGTCATAATCCTAGTTATTGCAATCATATTCATCCTTTATTTTAAGCTGACTCATTAATCCACCTTTCTTGTCCAAAAATTTAATTGGCTCATATTAGCTTGTATGTTGTGCTTTTCTTTCATGAATGCCCGTGCAATACTTTCCtgtcttttatcttttttacctaattttttttccaatttaattTACTCAAAGAAGAAGCTAATTTCCCCCTTCACCACGTGTATCATAGTTTCTCCCttctttattaaatatattcaaatgtatggttttttttttcttcttttttctttggtggGGAATAGGGGGAGTAAAATGCATGTACTTTAAGATCTTTCTagcaaaaagaaattaaaatcgCTGCAATTACCTtgtactattatttaaacaatttatgtAAACTTCCTATAGATATCATtgggtgtgtttttttttagctctactgattagaagaaaaaaataatcctCTCAAGCTGTTGAAAGATCATTTAACATTCTCAAACCACAATCAATTCCTCATTGAAACATTTAAGAATACAGATATGCCTCCTTAATGTAAGAAAGACAGCAGAAAATCCTAGGGTTAACGGATCATTCAGATCTGGATTTTTTCCTCATTGAAACCTTCAACCTCTTCAGATTAAGAAATACCGACGACTGCTTataaaattctacagaaaagaCAGTTCACTAAACTGATAGTGATACATCTCCTATCACTGATCTTGCCATTTTTAATCCCTAGTATGTATATGTTATGGCTGCATTTTTAGTGAAATCTACATCACGAGAAATTATTTCATACACTAGGTGTATAACACCTCCCTCCCACATAAATGTGGATTTCATGGTGCATGACCCACATGTGATGCAGTGCCCATCCttatgagagagaaagatggaATACACCGAGGACATTGAATAATTTCGCCTAAGTCACCACCTCTCAGTGTTCTCACGCATCTGGTATGGGAACAGCTAAATATACATGGAATTTCAAGAATTCTAACTTTAAAGGAAATTACCGCGTTGAAGGGACAAAATGATCCTCAATAACCAGCAACCACATTAATATCCTGAAGCATCATTGTGAGGAGAGGAATACTTTCAAGCATGCTTCTCCTCATCCtcttcatcatcctcatcagAATCAACAGAAGTAGGGTGCCCATTAAGATCCACATTTACACCATTTACCTTCCTCACAAACTGGCCCCGCACACGAGGCCTTCTTTCAGCAAGTCGTTTTCGATTAACATATCTAATCTTCTTATCAAAACATCGCTCCTTTCTTTTCTGCCTAAACTTGATCAATGCTGCTTCTCTTCTGTCAACTTTACTCAAATTTACTTCAGAGGAAGATGGACTTCCAAATGGCCAAGAATGAGAAGCAGACATTTGACCAGGTTGTAAGCATATATTAACAGGGTAATACGGGAATGGTGCCATTCCATTAACATGTGGAGGGCATTGTGGAAGATGATGGTACTGTGACATCATAGCTTTAGGGGAATGATTTTGCAGGTCATGCAGATTCTTATGATACAATTGTGCTGCTGATGGCATCATGACTTGATTCACAACTCCTGACATGCAATATGGAAAGGCAGTTTGGGCAGGTAAGCCAGAAGCATCAAGTTGATGCTCATTTCTTGGGTGCGAAAGCACTTGAGAGAACCTTTCATCCTTCAAATCCCTTTGCTGTGGGAGTTCCATTGATGCAGATGGAGTGGAAGACCTCTCTATTGAAAAAGAATCAGGCATACTATTACTGCTTGGAAATTCATCTCCTTGCGAATAGCTTTCCCATGCCTCTCCAGAGTCATTTATTTGGGGATCATTAACCACTTGTTGAACACATGCTTGATGGTTCTCACCCATCCTCACTTGAGCAACATTTTCCTCGACATTGGCAACCCCTGGAGAGCTCTTTTGTAGTGTGCTTGTTTTGACATAAGTGAAGAAAGCAGAAGAAGACTCGCCAATCTTTAGCTCACTTTTCTTTGGGCCAGATGAAAATTGTCCTGCAAGACATCAcccaaataattttataaatatcatgTATGTACGTGTGTATatctatacatatatacactatATATAAATGTAGATATATGTGAGTGtatgaatatatattaaagtgtAAAGTATGAAAATACTGAATACATGACATGTATATCATGTATGTACATGCCATGTATTGATTGGAAATATCAAGACTAGTATTTTCAGATGCTACACAAAACACTGAAAAATCTTTCATGCTTTTAAGACACCTGCACATGATATTGGTAAAGCAGTAATTGAACAAGTGGGCTCACCAGTTCGTCGGTCACTAATTTTTGGCACATCAGGCCGATATTCATCTAATTCAATGTATGGAGGCTCTACAGCAGCACCAGCAGACTGAAAAagaaacaatgaaaaaattaagCACCATGATGGTGTAACATTATTACTTATCAATTTTGTATGCacactttttttcttattaactTCAGAGCATTAGTCTCTAGCATCGAATCCAGTTTTACTTTCAGTTTGTTCCTAACTATGGGTGCTAACTACTAACCTACTTCTTAGTTCTAGTTTACTTAAATGCTTAATTTCCTCTAAAGTTGGTTAGATATCAGGTCATACAGAGGACAAAATGAGTCTCAATTAGTGGTCTGTTCTCTAGTCACCTACTTGGGATCTAAAATTACAGTAGGTTTTACATTCTGGGATATGTAGTCTAATATTAGTATATTACACATAGAATGGCAAAATGTTCTTAAGGTTAAAATACAGAGAACATGTTACCCCCATCAATTTTTGAGTTTGCTGTACTGCTGATCCCTTCACTCCCCTCTATAGTTGCCTATACCTTCAAGTTTGTCAAGTGCATGTTTAAAGCAGGCCAATGCACTGAAATCAGGGCTTAAGTGGGGACAAAATTGTCTGTGCTTCCTAGATTAGGTTCTATGCAACACAGTCACGAATATACTTGTGTTTATTCTttttctgactttttttttgggggggtgtTCTTCTGCTGTGCTTTACATTTTAGCCTATTCTGTGTCCAACTACTGATGCCAGGTCCAATGGTAGAACCACAAAACACATATCATTAAAAGTCAGCTTTTCAAAGTAAATAACTAAACATATGAAGGGCCCAAGGGTCTACACAATTCACAAATTAACTAATTCATGACAAAGAGGTGATCTTCTAATTTTGAGCAACCAAATTTCTGGCTATACTACACTCACCTCATCTTCTTCATGAACTGACAATCCCATCTCAGGATTAGTGCTCCTACAGGACCTGTCATCTGTGTCATCTGAAAACAAAGTAGTACTGTTTGTATTAGCATCACTAGGGTCTGATGCCACCAGATCAAAGTCGTAGTTCAAAATGTTCTTCTCCGCCAGTCCAAGCTGCCAACATAAGCATTAAAATGAACATTTCAATATTGATCTAAGGAGAGTTAAACTATCAATGGAACTCTCACACTGGTGATAAGTAACACAAGAAGGTGGCCCATGGAATATGGAAGGTGACACACATATGTAAGAGCAAACATCAATAATGATATGAATTCTTCCAAGATAATAGAAAATGCAAGAGCAGCTCATCAAAAAGATGAAAATAGTCTAAAAAGAATTATCATTTTCTGCGTCATATATGGTCACTCTTGTTTCCTTACATTTGCTTCATATGAACGAGTTCCCAATATTTGTTAATGGTTGCATAAGCTCTATGTGGATATTTATTTACAAAAGGGGGAGAGGGGGGAGTGGGGGCAGAAAAGGAATATCAACATAACATGAAAGCCAGGTAAAACAAACCATGCGCCGCCTTCTCCACACATGTGTCCACAAGTTTAATAGCTCATTGGTGCGTAAAGGCTTTACAAGATAGTCCGCTGCTCCGAGCCTCAGGCACTTAACAACAACAGAGACTTCATCTTGTGCCGACATCACTTATCAAATCAAACAAGATTAAATACGAATGATCAGACTATATTTTACCCAGAAGAGAGAAATATACTATGCTACTTAGGAATTTGGCAGTGGTGGTAACAACAAAAACTTACTGATCACAGGAATGCGTCGTAAATCGTTATCCCGATTTATGTACTTCAACAACTTCATGCCTTTGGCCAAAGGAAGGTCAAGTTCAGCAAGTATGATATCTATATTAGCTCCCTCAGCATTCAGTGCATCAATTACCTGTCTAGCTGACCTGACTGAAGTTACTGCAAAACAAGAAATTCCAAGTTGTCACCCATCTCCACTTTCAAAATGTAAGAAATAGACAATGACattagaagatgaagaagataaaCAAAACTCAGTCATGATAGGAGTATCGCATACTACATATGTAAAAGAGGTGGTAATTCTATCAGAAATTTGCCCCACATAGGCCAGTTCCCATTGATTGCTTTAAAAACAAGGATCAGGAAGAGTTTAGGTATGAACTTATCAAAAAGCAAAGCCATGCGTTGAGCACCATTACCACTTAAAGTTCCAAAATAAGACTACAGGCCTTCCTTAAATTACATTGGCTTTTATTTGGACAATCAGTAAGATCAAGCTTGGACCAACATCCAACTAATTCCTATCAAGAAATAATTGACtttaaaagagtaaaaaataatacataaacaCACAAATCACACACAAAAGGAAATTAGTCCATCCTTTATTGCTTGTTTCTATGGAGTCACCTTTTACTTATGTTCTTCTACTCAttcaaacttccaaacaagccAATAATAGCATCTAAAACTTGTCTCACATTGTCATGTTTCTGCACTGATCATCATAATGTTTTCTAGCATAATTATTAATTGTATTTGAAGTTGTTACCTCACTTTAGTCCAATGTGAGTGAAAGCAAATAACTACAATCAGCTAAGGGCATCCAAGGTGAAAGCTTAAGTATAATTATAGTCAGTGAGTAAATTTAATCACAAAATAGAACTTGATCCTTTTATACAtttacatttttcatcattcAATATCCAAGAAAGCCAAAAAATCGACAGAGCCTAACACAATCATTTGACTTAGTTAAATTCAGTTTATCCTTATATAATCCAATATCATTATTACACAATATTACatcaaagacaaaattattAGCTTTAACTCAAAGTACTACCCTTCTCACATAATACCtaattgtaaatcaacctcctaaATCCTATAGCATCAAATTACATAGTTCAAGCATGCATTCAccaataatacaaaattatcaGCTCAAGAAACCTGCCAATAAATTCCACTAACCAAATCAGCAACacttataattgtaaaattacataaaagacaAAAGTTATTAGCTTTgcttcaaacccaaaatcctaGCAGCAAATTACATGGTTCGATCTCTACTCTACAGCGAAATTTCTCATCCACAATTCAACAATTCCAAACTAACAATTAACAAACAAACCATagatttcaacaaaaacaaaaaatcaatacaaATCATAGAAttcaacaagaacaaaaaatcaaagcaactaaaaaaaaaaaaaaaaaaaaagcaatatatGTAATTACGTATATACCCTGATAAGAACATTTCAAAAGAAGAGTGGAGACCTCTTCCAAACTCTTGGCATCGTTATCACACACCAAAATCCTCACTTTGCTCCTATCTATAAACgcatctcctcctcctcctcctttaCTGCTATTTCCACCACCCTCTCTGTTCAAACTAACCTCCATAGACTCCATTTTCAACACTTTCTAAGAGCTCTAAACTCAACTTTCTTCTACTCCAaaaccacaccaaaaaaaaaaaaactaaactctCAGATTTCCTTTTTCAAAcacatcaataaaaatttaGCAATCCAATCCCCCAAGACTTTTGGATTCTATGAGTTCCGATCCGAGACCTCCATAGAAACCGAAGTCACCATGAACGGCGCACGTTAGCTTTATTCATAAGAAAAAAGCGTTTAAGATATCAGTCAAACCAACGGTGGTGATTTGAAGACCAGAGAGAGATCACCGGCGAGCGGCGCAAGTTAgcaaaaaaagatattttggtCTGTTTACAGAAGAAAGTgctctgtgagagagagagagagagaaaaattaataatatctTCTCTCTCAGTCACAgcttgtgttttttatttttttaagagagtaaTGAAAAGACTTTATAGGATATAAAAAAGTGCTTAGTTATTAATTACTCGTTTTATGTTTTCCAAATtgagattaaattttttaattgcatttGGGTTATGGAGGCGGCTAACGTGCGCACGTTGGGTAAGGCTGAGGTTGTGGGTGGCGCACGATAGCGAAGTGGGAGACGTGGAAGGTCCAGcaacagaaacaaaaaatcaaaaaaagtgcaaaggtagagagagagaaaagtgaagaTAGTGCTCTTTTTCTGGGTGGAGATAGGGTGGGAGAGATGCCACGTGGAGATCTTTAGCTAATCAGGAAATGAAATCTGATTGAATTTTCCTGCCACGTCACGggatatttttttcttcatttctctctaattttgactttttgtggAAATAAATAGGCCCTACTTTGTTTTGTCGTTCGTTTCCTTGATTGAATTCTAAATTTTTGGGGGATTTAAGGAAATAAAATGTGAGTGAATTAGGATATTCCAAAAAATCTAAAAGCAAACAGGCTGTGATGTTAGCAAATTAGAGCATTCGCATCAaacaatgtaaaataaaaatatatatcaattttatattttcaatctCCAAAAATCATCAACATTAGCCAAGTTAAAAATTTGCAAAGTTGCTAGTTGTTAGTTGCTAGAGTaactgtgtaaatttacattgacactcattttacatat is a genomic window containing:
- the LOC142630337 gene encoding vesicle transport v-SNARE 13-like, whose translation is MSEVFEVYEHHYCELSANLSSYCTAATVLDGEQKKQKISEIKTGLDDADGLLQKMDLEARTLPPSAKATLLAKLREYKTDFNSLKIESKRLTSANANLAARDQLLESGMADALLVSNDQRGRLLMTTERLNQSTDRIKESRRTMLETEELGVSILQNLHQQQQSLLHANNTIHGVDDNVSRSKKILTSMSRRMSRDKCTIGSMVIILVIAIIFILYFKLTH
- the LOC142631657 gene encoding two-component response regulator-like APRR1 gives rise to the protein MESMEVSLNREGGGNSSKGGGGGDAFIDRSKVRILVCDNDAKSLEEVSTLLLKCSYQVTSVRSARQVIDALNAEGANIDIILAELDLPLAKGMKLLKYINRDNDLRRIPVIMMSAQDEVSVVVKCLRLGAADYLVKPLRTNELLNLWTHVWRRRRMLGLAEKNILNYDFDLVASDPSDANTNSTTLFSDDTDDRSCRSTNPEMGLSVHEEDESAGAAVEPPYIELDEYRPDVPKISDRRTGQFSSGPKKSELKIGESSSAFFTYVKTSTLQKSSPGVANVEENVAQVRMGENHQACVQQVVNDPQINDSGEAWESYSQGDEFPSSNSMPDSFSIERSSTPSASMELPQQRDLKDERFSQVLSHPRNEHQLDASGLPAQTAFPYCMSGVVNQVMMPSAAQLYHKNLHDLQNHSPKAMMSQYHHLPQCPPHVNGMAPFPYYPVNICLQPGQMSASHSWPFGSPSSSEVNLSKVDRREAALIKFRQKRKERCFDKKIRYVNRKRLAERRPRVRGQFVRKVNGVNVDLNGHPTSVDSDEDDEEDEEKHA